From the Dama dama isolate Ldn47 chromosome 24, ASM3311817v1, whole genome shotgun sequence genome, one window contains:
- the LOC133046290 gene encoding cathelicidin-4-like yields the protein METQRASLSLGRWSLWLLLLGLVLPSSSAQALSYREAVLRAVDQLNERSSEANLYRLLELDPPPSDDEDLGTRKPVSFTVKETVCPRTTQQSLEQCDFKENGLVKQCVGTVTLDPSNDQFDLNCNELQSVRRRWRRPRIRLPRLFFPIIRG from the exons ATGGAGACCCAGAGGGCCAGCCTCTCCCTGGGAAGGTGGTCACTGTGGCTACTGCTGCTAGGACTAGTGCTGCCCTCGTCCAGCGCCCAGGCCCTCAGCTACAGGGAGGCCGTGCTTCGTGCTGTGGATCAGCTCAATGAGAGGTCCTCAGAAGCTAATCTCTACCGACTCCTGGAGCTAGACCCGCCTCCGAGTGAC GATGAAGATCTGGGCACTCGAAAGCCTGTGAGCTTCACGGTGAAGGAGACTGTGTGCCCCAGGACAACTCAGCAGTCCCTGGAGCAGTGTGACTTCAAGGAGAATGGG CTGGTGAAACAGTGTGTGGGGACAGTCACCCTGGACCCGTCCAATGACCAATTTGACCTGAACTGTAATGAG CTCCAGAGTGTCAGGAGACGCTGGCGACGGCCAAGAATCCGACTACCCAGGCTTTTCTTTCCCATAATCCGAGGTTGA
- the LOC133046292 gene encoding cathelicidin-3-like, whose product METQRASLSLGRWSLWLLQLRLVLSLTSAHALRYREAVLRAVGQLNEQSSEANLYRLLELDLPPKDVEDHSARKPVSFRVKETVCPRSSQQSPEQCDFKENGLVKKCVGTVSLDKTDNQFDLNCVRRLFPWCQHLRRERPWPKPLPLPVPRPGPRPWTKPL is encoded by the exons ATGGAGACCCAGAGGGCCAGCCTCTCCCTGGGACGGTGGTCACTGTGGCTACTGCAGCTGAGACTAGTGCTGTCTTTGACCAGTGCCCATGCCCTCCGCTACAGGGAGGCCGTGCTTCGTGCTGTGGGTCAGCTTAATGAGCAGTCCTCAGAAGCTAATCTCTACCGCCTCCTGGAGCTGGACCTGCCTCCCAAGGAT GTGGAGGACCACAGTGCTCGAAAGCCTGTGAGTTTCAGGGTGAAGGAGACCGTATGCCCCAGGTCGAGCCAGCAGTCCCCGGAGCAGTGTGACTTCAAGGAGAATGGG CTGGTGAAAAAGTGTGTTGGGACAGTCAGCCTGGACAAGACTGATAACCAGTTTGACCTAAACTG TGTCAGGAGACTTTTTCCCTGGTGTCAACATCTCCGAAGGGAAAGGCCATGGCCAAAGCCATTACCATTACCAGTGCCAAGGCCAGGGCCAAGGCCATGGACAAAACCATTGTGA
- the LOC133046291 gene encoding cathelicidin-3-like — METQRASLSLGRWSLWLLLLGLVLPSASAQAYSYREAVLRAVDQLNEMSSEANLYRLLELDPPPKDDENPNVPKPVSFRVKETVCPRTSQQSPEQCDFKENGLVKQCVGTITLDQSNDQFDLNCNELQSVRRFRRARRLSRPIIRPLPLPRPGQRPIIRPLPFPLPRPRPRPRPVPVLL, encoded by the exons ATGGAGACCCAGAGGGCCAGCCTCTCCCTGGGACGGTGGTCACTGTGGCTACTGCTGCTGGGACTGGTGCTGCCCTCGGCCAGTGCCCAGGCCTACAGCTACAGGGAGGCCGTGCTTCGTGCTGTGGATCAGCTCAATGAGATGTCCTCAGAGGCTAATCTCTACCGCCTCCTGGAGCTCGACCCGCCTCCCAAGGAC GATGAGAACCCAAATGTCCCGAAGCCTGTGAGCTTCAGGGTGAAGGAGACCGTGTGCCCCAGGACAAGCCAGCAGTCCCCGGAGCAGTGTGACTTCAAGGAGAATGGG CTGGTGAAGCAGTGTGTGGGGACAATTACCCTGGACCAGTCCAATGACCAGTTTGACCTAAACTGTAATGAG CTTCAGAGTGTCAGGAGATTTCGCCGGGCCCGACGTTTGTCACGGCCAATTATAAGGCCATTGCCATTACCACGGCCAGGGCAAAGGCCAATTATAAGgccattgccttttccactgCCACGGCCACGGCCACGGCCAAGGCCAGTTCCAGTGCTATTGTGA
- the LOC133046289 gene encoding cathelicidin-1: METQRASLSLRHWALWLPLLGLVLPSASAQALSYREAVLRAVDQLNEQSSEPNIYRLLELDQPRQDDEDPDTPKRVSFRVKETVCSRTTQQPPEQCDFKENGLLKRCEGTVTLDQVRGNFDITCNNHQSIRITKQPWAPPQAARVCRIVVLRVCR; encoded by the exons ATGGAGACCCAGAGGGCCAGCCTCTCGCTGAGACACTGGGCACTGTGGCTACCGCTCCTGGGACTAGTGCTGCCCTCGGCCAGCGCCCAGGCCCTCAGCTACAGGGAGGCCGTGCTTCGTGCTGTGGATCAGCTCAATGAGCAATCCTCAGAACCTAATATTTACCGTCTTCTCGAGCTGGACCAGCCTCGTCAGGAT GATGAAGACCCAGATACCCCGAAGCGGGTGAGCTTCAGGGTGAAGGAGACCGTGTGTTCCAGGACCACCCAGCAGCCCCCGGAGCAGTGTGACTTCAAGGAGAATGGG CTGCTGAAACGGTGTGAGGGGACAGTCACCCTGGACCAGGTCAGGGGTAACTTCGACATCACCTGTAATAAT CACCAGAGCATCAGGATAACAAAGCAACCATGGGCGCCTCCACAAGCAGCCCGAGTATGTCGCATCGTCGTGTTAAGGGTTTGCAGATAA